The Devosia sp. SD17-2 genome includes a region encoding these proteins:
- a CDS encoding IS110 family transposase has product MIHDTLFVGIDVSKTHLDVHTHPAGKSWRCSTGPEALAELTQRLARLGPLAIGLEASGGYEARVAESLHAAGLEVHVLAPARIRSYARGIGQLAKTDKIDAALIARYLQAVRASLTPYVSDPIRQRLSAFTAHRRRIVAEKSGLVSQLDTIDEPLVRSLIEERLAAIALEIKRIEAAITALLADNRQLQQRQARLRQVTGVGPVLAIALLADMPELGKVSAKVAAALIGVAPYARQSGASDRNGRCLGGRKHLRDIAYMAVLSAIKVKDPVLGGFYQRLRLRGKPFKLAMIATVRKLITILNAIARQEPAFQQ; this is encoded by the coding sequence ATGATACACGACACCCTCTTCGTTGGCATCGACGTTTCCAAGACGCATCTGGACGTTCATACCCATCCCGCTGGCAAATCCTGGCGTTGCAGCACTGGACCGGAGGCGCTCGCCGAGCTGACGCAGCGCCTGGCCAGACTGGGGCCGTTGGCCATCGGGCTCGAAGCCTCGGGAGGCTATGAAGCCCGCGTGGCCGAGAGCCTGCATGCCGCTGGCCTTGAAGTGCATGTTCTAGCCCCGGCGCGGATCCGCAGTTACGCGCGGGGTATCGGCCAATTGGCCAAAACCGACAAGATCGATGCCGCTCTGATCGCGCGTTATCTGCAGGCCGTGCGCGCCAGCTTGACCCCTTATGTGTCTGATCCGATCCGACAAAGGCTGAGCGCGTTCACAGCCCATCGGCGGCGGATCGTTGCGGAAAAGAGCGGCCTTGTCAGTCAGCTCGATACCATCGACGAGCCGCTTGTGCGCAGCCTGATCGAGGAGCGTCTGGCGGCCATCGCCCTGGAGATCAAACGCATCGAAGCGGCCATCACTGCCCTTCTCGCCGACAATCGCCAGCTCCAGCAGCGCCAGGCGCGGCTGCGGCAGGTGACCGGCGTCGGTCCGGTTCTGGCGATCGCCTTACTGGCCGACATGCCCGAGCTCGGCAAGGTCTCCGCCAAGGTGGCCGCAGCACTCATCGGCGTTGCCCCTTATGCCCGCCAATCGGGCGCATCGGATCGCAACGGCCGCTGTCTTGGCGGACGAAAACATCTGCGCGATATCGCCTACATGGCCGTGCTCAGCGCCATCAAGGTGAAAGACCCCGTTCTCGGCGGCTTCTATCAAAGACTGCGCCTGCGCGGAAAACCCTTCAAACTCGCCATGATCGCAACGGTGAGAAAACTCATCACAATCCTCAACGCCATCGCCCGACAGGAACCGGCATTCCAACAGTGA
- the pbpC gene encoding penicillin-binding protein 1C produces MSETTPISGTKPRRWVARLTLLGFVLFTLGVAGVIQMTAWVTTIRAELPATPVLAELPVSVAVVDRNGALLRPFTTGDGRWRLPVRKAEVDPRFIDMLIAYEDRGFEGHEGIAWNSMARAALQFVGAGGRVVSGGSTLTMQVARLIEGQPTRNAWGKLRQMVHADRLEDELGKDDILDLYLTLAPYGGNIEGIRAASLAYFGKEPTRLTTAEAALLVALPQSPEARRPDRDPQAARRSRDMVLDRLVATDAIAAEEARAAKLEPIPTGRKQFPMLAAHSAHEARKAQPGARTIALTVEKRLQEALERLAAARARMIDPKVSVAILAADMESGEILASVGSAGLLSTESAGFVDMTTAIRSPGSTLKPLIYGLGFELGLAHPQSLIEDRTTAFGGYVPVNFDGFNRGTVTIHDALTQSLNIPAVVVLDAVGPARLVSRLRRAHADARLPVNTAPSLAVGLGGVGISLRDLVGLYAAIGRGGMPVVLRDGIDKPKPESNGVSAPVLDRVAAWYVADILADVPPPLNGTPGRVAYKTGTSYGYRDAWAIGFDGKTVIGVWVGRPDGAPVPGLSGITGAAPVLFEAFDRLGSRRAPLAKAPPGVLFASNTELPEPLRRFRHPNDNLVARVASPEIAFPGDGVDVDLGLREGTEAALTVKVRNGVPPFTFFANGAPFGRPRFAREDIWQPDGPGTVTLSVVDAEGRGDSVTVFLN; encoded by the coding sequence ATGAGCGAGACGACGCCCATTTCCGGGACAAAGCCGCGCCGCTGGGTGGCGCGGCTGACGCTGCTTGGCTTCGTGCTGTTCACGCTCGGCGTGGCCGGGGTGATCCAGATGACGGCCTGGGTGACGACGATCCGGGCGGAACTGCCGGCGACGCCGGTGCTCGCCGAGTTGCCAGTGTCGGTGGCGGTGGTGGATCGGAATGGGGCGCTGTTGCGGCCGTTCACGACGGGCGATGGGCGCTGGCGCTTGCCGGTGCGCAAGGCGGAGGTCGATCCGCGCTTTATCGACATGCTGATCGCCTATGAGGATCGCGGCTTTGAGGGGCACGAAGGTATTGCCTGGAACTCGATGGCGCGCGCGGCGCTGCAGTTTGTCGGGGCCGGGGGCAGGGTCGTGTCCGGCGGCTCGACGCTGACCATGCAGGTGGCTCGGCTGATCGAGGGGCAGCCGACGCGAAACGCCTGGGGCAAGCTGCGCCAGATGGTCCATGCCGACCGGCTCGAGGATGAGCTGGGCAAGGACGATATTCTCGATCTCTACCTGACGCTGGCGCCCTATGGCGGCAATATCGAAGGCATTCGCGCGGCAAGTCTCGCCTATTTCGGCAAGGAGCCGACGCGGCTAACCACGGCCGAGGCGGCGCTGCTGGTGGCCCTGCCGCAATCGCCCGAAGCGCGGCGGCCGGATCGCGACCCGCAAGCGGCACGGCGCAGCCGGGACATGGTGCTCGACCGGCTGGTGGCGACCGATGCGATCGCCGCCGAGGAAGCGCGGGCGGCAAAGCTCGAGCCGATCCCCACAGGCCGAAAGCAGTTTCCGATGCTGGCCGCCCACAGCGCCCATGAGGCGCGAAAGGCGCAGCCGGGAGCGCGTACCATCGCGCTGACCGTCGAAAAGCGCCTGCAGGAGGCATTGGAGCGGCTCGCTGCGGCGCGGGCGCGGATGATCGACCCAAAAGTGTCGGTGGCGATCCTTGCGGCCGATATGGAGAGCGGGGAGATCCTTGCCTCGGTGGGATCGGCGGGGCTCCTCTCGACCGAGAGCGCCGGCTTTGTGGATATGACCACGGCGATCCGCTCGCCGGGATCGACGCTGAAACCACTGATCTATGGGCTGGGGTTCGAGCTCGGCCTCGCCCATCCGCAGAGCCTGATCGAGGACCGCACGACCGCCTTCGGGGGCTATGTGCCGGTCAATTTCGACGGGTTCAATCGCGGCACGGTGACGATCCATGATGCGCTGACGCAGTCGCTCAACATTCCGGCGGTGGTGGTGCTCGATGCCGTGGGGCCGGCGCGGCTGGTGTCGCGATTGCGGCGGGCCCATGCCGATGCGCGGTTGCCGGTCAACACGGCCCCCAGCCTGGCCGTGGGGCTGGGCGGGGTGGGCATCAGCCTGCGTGATCTTGTCGGGCTCTATGCTGCCATTGGGCGAGGGGGCATGCCTGTCGTGCTGCGCGATGGCATTGACAAGCCCAAGCCGGAGAGCAATGGCGTATCGGCGCCGGTGCTCGACCGCGTGGCGGCCTGGTATGTCGCCGATATTCTGGCCGACGTGCCGCCGCCGCTCAATGGCACGCCGGGGCGCGTCGCCTACAAGACCGGCACGTCCTATGGCTATCGCGATGCCTGGGCGATCGGATTTGATGGCAAGACGGTAATCGGTGTCTGGGTGGGCCGGCCTGATGGGGCGCCGGTGCCGGGGCTGTCCGGTATTACCGGGGCCGCGCCGGTATTGTTTGAGGCTTTCGACCGGCTGGGCAGTCGTCGCGCGCCGCTGGCCAAGGCTCCGCCGGGCGTGCTGTTCGCGTCCAATACTGAGCTTCCCGAGCCGCTGCGGCGCTTCCGGCATCCCAATGATAATCTCGTGGCGCGGGTCGCCTCGCCGGAAATCGCCTTTCCGGGCGATGGGGTGGATGTCGATCTGGGACTGCGGGAGGGGACGGAAGCGGCGCTGACGGTAAAGGTGCGCAATGGCGTGCCGCCGTTTACGTTTTTCGCCAATGGCGCGCCATTCGGCCGGCCACGCTTTGCCCGCGAGGATATCTGGCAACCCGATGGGCCGGGGACGGTGACGCTGTCCGTGGTGGACGCCGAGGGGCGGGGGGACAGTGTGACGGTGTTTTTGAACTGA
- a CDS encoding sorbosone dehydrogenase family protein produces the protein MDASAVFARFVALVGSVAVAIRHSSDGPRPPAYGLKPTIPGPKPQGAIPTLKMPTAKGWENRRTPVAAPGLRVNAFATGLTHPRQVYILPNGDVLVAESMGESGNPKTVFDHAMTATMKRARASGESPNRIILLRDADGDGVAEVRHVLLENVRQPYGMVFLNDTLYVGASDALLAFPYELGQTKITAQGRKLMSMKPGGHWTRNLIANKDGTKIYVAVGSLSNIGDAGMEAEIDRACIFEYDIAAGTHRLFAGGLRNPVGMAWEPTTQTLHTVVNERDGLGDETPPDYLTSVVDGGFYGWPYCYWDRTIDERVPQDAGKVAVALQPDFALGGHTASLGLCWLPEGALPGYPAGMAIGQHGSWNRSKLSGYKLTFVAFENGKPVGMPRDILTGFLSPDESHSYGRPVGVAHAADGSVLMADDVGDVIWRVTGA, from the coding sequence ATGGATGCTAGCGCCGTTTTCGCCCGTTTTGTCGCTCTAGTCGGTTCCGTGGCCGTCGCCATTCGCCATTCGAGCGATGGTCCGCGCCCGCCCGCCTATGGCCTCAAGCCCACTATTCCCGGCCCCAAGCCGCAGGGCGCCATCCCGACGCTCAAGATGCCGACCGCCAAGGGCTGGGAAAACCGACGCACGCCGGTCGCAGCACCGGGCCTTAGGGTCAACGCCTTTGCCACTGGCCTCACCCATCCGCGCCAGGTGTATATCCTCCCGAACGGCGATGTTCTCGTGGCCGAATCCATGGGCGAGTCGGGCAATCCCAAGACGGTGTTCGACCATGCCATGACAGCGACGATGAAGCGCGCGCGCGCCTCGGGCGAAAGCCCCAATCGCATCATCCTGCTGCGCGATGCCGATGGTGACGGGGTCGCCGAAGTGCGCCACGTCCTCCTCGAAAACGTGCGACAGCCCTATGGCATGGTGTTCCTCAACGACACGCTCTATGTCGGCGCCAGCGATGCCCTCCTGGCCTTCCCCTATGAGCTGGGCCAGACCAAAATCACCGCTCAGGGCCGCAAGCTGATGAGCATGAAGCCGGGCGGCCACTGGACGCGCAATCTCATTGCCAACAAGGACGGCACCAAGATTTATGTCGCCGTGGGCTCGCTCAGCAATATCGGCGATGCCGGCATGGAAGCCGAGATCGACCGCGCCTGCATCTTTGAATATGACATCGCGGCTGGTACGCACCGCCTCTTTGCCGGCGGCCTGCGCAATCCGGTCGGCATGGCCTGGGAGCCCACCACCCAGACGCTGCACACCGTGGTCAATGAGCGCGACGGTCTCGGCGACGAAACTCCGCCAGATTACCTCACTTCCGTCGTCGACGGCGGCTTTTACGGCTGGCCCTATTGCTACTGGGACCGCACCATCGACGAGCGCGTGCCCCAGGACGCAGGCAAGGTTGCCGTCGCCCTGCAGCCCGATTTCGCGCTTGGTGGCCACACCGCTTCGCTCGGCCTCTGCTGGCTGCCCGAAGGCGCCCTGCCCGGCTATCCTGCCGGCATGGCCATCGGCCAGCACGGCTCGTGGAACCGCAGCAAGCTCTCGGGCTACAAGCTGACCTTCGTCGCGTTCGAGAACGGCAAGCCGGTCGGCATGCCGCGCGACATCCTCACCGGATTCCTCTCGCCCGACGAGAGCCACTCCTACGGCCGCCCCGTCGGCGTCGCCCACGCCGCTGACGGCTCCGTGCTCATGGCCGACGACGTCGGCGACGTCATCTGGCGCGTCACCGGCGCGTGA
- a CDS encoding DUF4214 domain-containing protein: MSAVVRVLSSGTKFIDDLLASRKWDADTMTFGFSQSTSVYSASYGRGETKSFAALSSSQQKAANDAFQMWDELIALDLKQTGAADADIRLGVSTMPKTAWAYTPSESAQGGDVWLGTTYLSSPAKGNYAYLTIMHEIGHALGLSHPHETSTLGAAAAHDHDHDHDHGDDDHQHANASGGSSAARTSITATAIDAMAHTIMSYRSFEGQSISVGYTNETFGYAQSPMVRDIAAMQYLYGANYSTRATDTVYRWSETTGEKFINGVGQGAPGSNKVFEAIWDGGGRDTFDFSQYSTDLRIDLTPGGWSSFGNNQRAHLGNGQSAPGNVAVALLHENNPLALIENAIGGRGNDMIIGNGADSVLVGGAGNDTLNGGAGRNLLVGDSLGQELSLIGLNIRDFLTVTLPSAPTQAGNDILIGGEHNDIFIPGFGRNEVRGGAGTDTLALDLSLKALKISGDPNGVMNIVYDGGSVALSGVEILAIKDGIFSLVGPIAELGERQFVDEITLLYRAGLGRDLDAGGLDFWFSALSNGTDLDRMALSLIDSPEFADRFGTPETLGDDEFVSILYKNVLGRDGEAEGIAFWQDQIANGAGRADLLMSFAYSEENRALAFGNGDGVELIAVAHAQWAQLWS, encoded by the coding sequence ATGTCGGCAGTAGTCCGCGTCCTCTCTTCGGGTACCAAGTTCATCGACGATCTTCTGGCCTCCCGCAAATGGGACGCCGATACCATGACCTTCGGTTTCTCTCAGTCCACATCCGTTTATTCGGCCAGCTATGGCCGCGGCGAAACCAAGAGCTTTGCCGCACTCAGCAGCAGCCAGCAGAAGGCCGCCAATGACGCCTTCCAGATGTGGGACGAGCTGATCGCCCTCGACCTCAAGCAGACCGGCGCCGCCGATGCCGACATTCGTCTCGGCGTCTCCACCATGCCCAAGACGGCCTGGGCCTACACCCCCTCCGAGTCCGCGCAGGGCGGCGACGTCTGGCTGGGCACCACCTATCTTTCCTCTCCCGCCAAGGGCAATTACGCCTATCTCACCATCATGCACGAGATCGGCCACGCGCTCGGCCTGTCGCATCCCCACGAGACCTCCACGCTTGGCGCTGCCGCCGCGCATGACCACGATCACGATCATGATCACGGCGACGACGATCATCAGCACGCCAACGCCTCTGGCGGCAGCTCTGCCGCTCGGACCAGCATCACAGCGACGGCCATCGACGCCATGGCGCACACGATCATGAGCTACCGCTCGTTTGAAGGGCAGTCGATCTCGGTCGGCTACACCAACGAGACCTTTGGCTACGCCCAATCCCCGATGGTGCGCGACATCGCCGCCATGCAATATCTCTACGGCGCCAATTACAGCACTCGCGCGACCGACACAGTCTATCGCTGGAGCGAAACCACCGGCGAAAAATTCATCAACGGCGTCGGCCAGGGCGCGCCCGGCTCCAACAAGGTCTTTGAAGCCATCTGGGATGGCGGCGGCCGCGACACCTTTGATTTTTCGCAATATTCCACCGATCTGCGCATCGATCTGACACCCGGCGGCTGGTCGAGCTTCGGCAACAACCAGCGTGCCCATCTGGGCAATGGCCAGTCGGCCCCCGGCAATGTCGCCGTCGCCCTGCTGCACGAAAACAATCCGCTGGCCCTCATCGAAAACGCCATCGGCGGTCGCGGCAACGACATGATCATCGGCAACGGCGCCGACAGTGTCCTCGTCGGTGGTGCGGGCAACGATACGCTCAATGGCGGCGCCGGTCGCAATCTCCTCGTCGGCGACAGCCTCGGCCAGGAACTCTCGCTGATCGGCCTCAACATTCGCGATTTTCTCACCGTCACCCTGCCCAGCGCCCCGACGCAGGCCGGCAATGACATCCTCATCGGCGGCGAGCACAACGACATCTTCATTCCCGGCTTCGGCCGCAATGAGGTGCGCGGCGGCGCTGGCACAGATACGCTCGCCCTTGACCTCTCGCTGAAGGCCCTGAAAATTTCGGGCGACCCGAACGGCGTGATGAACATCGTCTATGACGGCGGCAGCGTCGCCCTCAGCGGCGTCGAAATCCTCGCCATCAAGGACGGCATCTTCTCGCTGGTCGGCCCGATCGCCGAGCTGGGCGAACGCCAGTTCGTCGACGAAATCACCCTGCTCTATCGCGCCGGCCTCGGTCGCGACCTCGACGCTGGTGGCCTCGACTTCTGGTTCTCCGCCCTTTCCAACGGCACCGATCTCGACCGCATGGCGCTCAGCCTCATCGACAGCCCGGAATTCGCCGACCGGTTCGGCACGCCCGAAACCCTGGGCGACGATGAATTCGTCTCCATCCTCTACAAGAACGTTCTTGGCCGCGACGGCGAAGCCGAGGGTATCGCCTTCTGGCAGGACCAGATCGCCAATGGCGCCGGCCGCGCGGACCTGCTCATGTCCTTCGCCTACAGCGAAGAAAACCGCGCCCTGGCCTTCGGCAATGGCGATGGCGTCGAACTCATCGCCGTCGCTCACGCCCAGTGGGCCCAGCTCTGGAGCTAA